Proteins found in one Quercus robur chromosome 2, dhQueRobu3.1, whole genome shotgun sequence genomic segment:
- the LOC126714732 gene encoding mitochondrial inner membrane protease ATP23, protein MEEEPIPEPGSGPFSSASNGGRSIEECQSMIQRSLRIPMVKFLREHLEKSGCVVGDKFIRAARCDKQISGGYVRGEGIMVCSNHMNIQDEVDQVVIHELIHAYDDCRARNLDWANCAHHACSEIRAGHLSGDCHYKREFLRGYMKLRGHEQECVRRRVMKSVIANPYCSEAAAKDAMEAVWDVCYNDTQPFDRAP, encoded by the exons ATGGAGGAGGAACCCATCCCGGAACCCGGATCCGGACCCTTCTCCTCCGCCTCCAACGGCGGTAGATCCATAGAGGAATGCCAATCCATGATCCAAAGAAGTCTTCGaa TTCcaatggtgaagtttctgaggGAGCATTTGGAGAAATCTGGGTGTGTAGTTGGGGACAAGTTCATCAGGGCCGCCCGTTGTGACAAGCAAATCAGTGGCGGTTACGTTCGCGGCGAAGGG atTATGGTTTGTAGTAATCACATGAACATTCAAGACGAGGTGGACCAAGTGGTGATACATGAGCTAATTCACGCGTATGATGACTGCCGTGCTAGAAACTTGGACTGGGCTAACTGTGCTCACCATGCTTGCAGTGAG ATTCGGGCCGGTCATCTAAGTGGTGATTGCCACTACAAGCGGGAATTTCTGCGGGGTTATATGAAGCTACGAGGCCATGAACAA GAATGTGTGAGAAGAAGAGTCATGAAGTCGGTGATTGCTAACCCTTACTGCTCAGAAGCAGCTGCAAAGGATGCCATGGAAGCTGTCTGGGATGTTTGTTACAATGATACACAGCCCTTTGACAGAGCTCCCTGA
- the LOC126714731 gene encoding uncharacterized protein LOC126714731: MARQVIVLALIFLVAAGFVAAQDDGPPSTSPTVSPTPQSPPTTPSSSPAAPVPVSPPPTSTPAPTNPPSTSTSPPTQAPRSAPAPPTPPTTTPVSPPPSDDDDDDVTPAASPADDDVSSPPAPGSVATPVGGPAEGPTSDDGAPAPATTTTDSGATTLKASVAVGATIVAGFFAF; the protein is encoded by the coding sequence atGGCACGTCAAGTGATTGTTCTTGCTCTCATTTTCCTTGTGGCTGCTGGTTTTGTAGCAGCTCAAGATGATGGACCTCCTAGTACCTCCCCCACCGTCTCGCCTACGCCGCAATCCCCGCCTACCACTCCATCATCTTCACCTGCAGCCCCCGTCCCCGTCTCTCCTCCTCCTACCTCCACCCCTGCTCCCACTAACCCcccctccacctccacctccccCCCCACGCAGGCACCTAGGTCTGCCCCTGCCCCTCCCACCCCACCTACTACCACACCCGTCTCCCCTCCTcccagtgatgatgatgatgacgacgtTACCCCTGCTGCTTCTCCCGCTGACGACGATGTCTCATCTCCCCCCGCCCCTGGGAGCGTGGCAACCCCAGTAGGTGGCCCCGCCGAAGGACCTACATCTGATGATGGGGCCCCAGCTCCTGCAACCACCACCACTGACAGCGGCGCCACTACTCTTAAGGCCTCCGTTGCTGTCGGAGCTACCATCGTTGCTGGCTTCTTCGCCTTTTAA